A region of Chloracidobacterium sp. DNA encodes the following proteins:
- a CDS encoding nicotinamide mononucleotide transporter, whose product MQYFGIDWLATVAGLAGVYLLGSKNKYGFLIMMIASVSWMTVGFLIQSWALILGSAVFFSLHVRGWVKWRREARVDSML is encoded by the coding sequence ATGCAGTATTTCGGGATAGATTGGCTAGCGACGGTTGCCGGATTGGCGGGCGTTTACTTATTAGGCAGTAAGAATAAGTACGGCTTTTTGATAATGATGATCGCGAGTGTTAGTTGGATGACTGTCGGGTTTTTGATCCAGAGTTGGGCGTTGATTCTTGGTAGTGCGGTTTTCTTTTCGCTTCACGTTCGCGGATGGGTCAAATGGCGACGCGAAGCGAGAGTGGATTCGATGTTATGA
- the sufB gene encoding Fe-S cluster assembly protein SufB: MSTAAELLTNREYKYGFVTDIETETIARGLSEDTVRLISSKKNEPEWMLEFRLKAYRQWLKMTEPDYWANFDYPRIDFQNISYYSAPKEKAKKASLDEVDPELIKTFEKLGIPITEQKMLANVAVDAVFDSVSVATTYKKKLLEAGVIFCSFTEAVELYPDKIKKYLGSVVPVNDNYYAALNSAVFSDGSFVFIPKGVRCPMELSTYFRINTQEAGQFERTLIVAEEGGYVAYNEGCTAPQFDTNQLHAAVVELVAMDDAEIKYSTVQNWYAGDENGKGGIYNFVTKRGACRGVRSKISWTQVETGSAITWKYPSVILQGDNSIGEFYSVALTNNAQIADTGTKMIHLGKNTKSTIISKGISAGKSNNSYRGLVKIMPKAEGARNYTQCDSMLIGGQSEANTFPYIEVMNATAKVEHEATTSKISEDQLFYLQQRGISQEDAVSLIINGFCKEVFRELPMEYAVEATKLLGLKLEGSVG; this comes from the coding sequence ATGTCAACAGCAGCGGAACTATTAACTAATCGGGAATATAAATACGGATTTGTCACCGACATTGAGACCGAGACGATCGCTCGCGGATTGTCAGAGGATACGGTACGACTCATTTCGTCGAAAAAGAACGAGCCCGAATGGATGCTCGAATTTCGTCTGAAAGCATATCGTCAATGGCTAAAGATGACCGAGCCGGATTACTGGGCAAATTTTGATTATCCGCGAATCGATTTTCAGAATATCTCGTATTATTCGGCTCCGAAAGAAAAAGCCAAGAAAGCCAGTCTCGACGAGGTCGATCCTGAGTTGATCAAGACATTTGAGAAACTCGGTATTCCGATCACAGAGCAGAAAATGCTCGCGAATGTGGCGGTTGATGCTGTGTTCGATTCGGTTTCAGTTGCGACCACATATAAGAAAAAGCTGCTTGAGGCGGGCGTGATATTTTGCTCGTTTACAGAGGCGGTCGAACTTTATCCAGACAAGATCAAGAAATATCTCGGCTCGGTCGTTCCCGTAAATGACAATTATTACGCGGCTTTGAACTCGGCAGTTTTTTCGGACGGTTCGTTTGTGTTTATTCCAAAAGGCGTTCGCTGCCCGATGGAGCTTTCGACTTATTTTCGTATTAACACGCAGGAAGCCGGACAGTTTGAACGTACGTTGATCGTCGCCGAAGAAGGCGGTTACGTTGCTTATAACGAAGGCTGCACGGCTCCGCAATTTGATACAAATCAGTTGCACGCGGCGGTTGTCGAGCTTGTTGCGATGGATGATGCCGAGATCAAATACTCGACGGTGCAGAACTGGTATGCCGGCGACGAAAATGGCAAGGGCGGCATTTATAACTTTGTAACAAAGCGCGGTGCATGTCGCGGCGTGCGATCAAAGATCTCGTGGACGCAGGTCGAGACGGGTTCGGCGATCACTTGGAAATATCCGAGTGTCATCCTGCAGGGCGACAATTCCATCGGTGAATTTTACTCGGTCGCTCTTACAAATAACGCACAGATCGCCGACACCGGAACCAAGATGATCCATCTCGGCAAGAACACTAAATCGACGATCATCTCGAAAGGCATCTCAGCCGGAAAATCAAATAATTCGTATCGCGGGCTCGTCAAGATAATGCCTAAGGCCGAAGGGGCTCGAAATTATACGCAATGCGACTCAATGCTGATCGGCGGCCAATCGGAAGCCAATACTTTCCCTTACATCGAGGTAATGAACGCCACGGCAAAGGTTGAGCACGAAGCTACCACGTCGAAGATCAGCGAGGACCAGTTGTTTTATTTGCAACAAAGAGGCATTTCGCAGGAGGACGCAGTTTCCCTAATAATCAACGGCTTTTGCAAGGAAGTTTTTCGCGAACTGCCGATGGAATATGCGGTAGAGGCGACGAAGTTGCTGGGATTGAAGTTGGAAGGAAGTGTTGGTTAA
- a CDS encoding RidA family protein, translating into MNKIQPPDQPQPKGHYSPGIEHNGLIYVSGQLPMSLDTREPFTGSIEEQTELALRNVEAVLHAAGSGLDHVLQMTIYVSDMELWGRVNETYACVMGEHRPARAMIPVKDLHFGTKIEIQAIAAVKD; encoded by the coding sequence ATGAATAAGATACAACCACCCGACCAGCCGCAACCTAAAGGCCATTACAGCCCGGGGATCGAGCATAACGGTTTGATCTATGTTTCTGGGCAATTGCCAATGTCGCTGGATACGCGGGAGCCATTTACGGGGTCGATCGAGGAGCAAACGGAATTGGCTTTGAGGAATGTCGAGGCGGTTTTGCATGCAGCGGGGAGCGGCCTCGATCATGTTTTGCAGATGACGATATATGTTTCGGATATGGAGCTTTGGGGTCGTGTGAATGAAACTTATGCTTGCGTTATGGGCGAGCATCGTCCCGCGAGGGCGATGATACCGGTCAAGGACCTTCATTTTGGAACGAAGATTGAGATACAGGCGATTGCTGCCGTTAAAGACTAG